The genomic window TTTCATGAAACAACCCTAGCACATAACACAGAGGACGTCTAGTAGGAATAATTCCTAAGTAGGACTTTTTTTAGCCCCCTGAACGCTTACGAAATTTTCTACCGCGACTTTTAAATACGTGCCTGGTGATGTTTGTCGCTTCATGTCTCGTTTGTTCGAACAGTTATGCTGCCTTAGAACCCCCAGGAAACAGCCCTTTCAATAACGGCTTTGCCTCATACCATGCCTACACAAAGGCAAGTAAGGAGGTAACGATAGGCGATCTTTCATCCGCAACTGATGGTAATTTTTTTGTGAATTTTTTTAACGACTACAACTCACCAGGAACGATTAGAATACATATTCCTGAAGCGGTAGATGCCGACATTTCATTAATTGATTTAATCTCAAACGAAGAGATTCCAACATCTGAGCCAATGACGATCGACTATCGAAGCGGCAGAGGGATTGTTGCTGTCGCATATTTGAAGAAAAGTCAAAAAGCGGAAATTCGCGTGAAGGACCCAAAATTCGACAGCAACGGACATTACCCTATATATGTGGATTACTTTCCTGATGACAATAGTAACATGAGTGACATGGATTGGCTTGAAGCAGCAATTAATAGAAAATTTCGTTCAACTCATGAAGGCGCAATTACCGGATACATGAGACAATTAAATGGCTTAACTAATGCTGTAAGCGATCTTATTTTGGGACTAGAAATAACTGATACGGTATTGAATTTGGGATCTTCTGCTTTAGTTCCTAAGTTCGATCCAACGGATGCTCATAAGGTTTTAGGTTATGCAGTCTCCACAGATCAATTATGGGCCGCAGGAAACTTAATTTCAACTGCAAACACAGGACAAAAATGCATTGTATCAGCATTGCCAAATGAAGAGGTCTCGCTGGCAGCGCAGAATTTATCTGCGGTTACAGATGGATTGGTGGCTTTTGGACAACTCACCATAGGTCACAACCCTAAAGATGCCTACATGACCATAATCAGCGATTTTGCTAAAAGTGCAGTCTATTGCAAAGGGGTTTATGATACATCGGAAATCGAGAAGGGGATAAATGCTCAGTACTTGGTTAAGTACTTGATGGCTCAACATATTGCGGATCAGAATCCCAATAAGTTTACTAAGGCGTATGCAACATACATGTGCAGTGAGTGGGCGGATTATACTGAATCTGAATGCGGCTGGTTTAAAGATAAGGCTGGTTGCGGACTGGATAACTATGAAGAAGAAAGAGTTTGGGAGCTATACTCCAATTTTTGGGATGAAATGCAAACGTGGATAACTGCCCACCAGATAGAAGATAATTGGTATGCGGATGTTGACCATGACGGATATTCAAACCAATCAGAAATTGACATGGGTACGGATCCCAATGACCCCTTGTCACCGGAGCCAGAAGAGAGCACATTGAGAATAACATATCCAACATCATCAAGTGTTTATAAAGCTGGAGATCGGGTTCTGTTGAAATGGGAAAGTAGTTCAAATTTACAGAGTTCTCCAATAAGTATTTATATTATAACCCCCAGTAATAGTATGGATTCGTTAGCAACTAATGTTCCCAATAAAGGGAGTCATTGTTTTTTATTGCCAAGTTTTGATCCTGGTGATGGTTATTATCTAAAGATAGTTGCTGTTGATGATCCGAGTGTATATTCTAATAGTCAATCTTTTCAGATAACCGAAGATGATTCTAACAGCGAATATGTCTATCCATGGATTTTCCGTGTATATCCAGAGTACATAAAGACACAAAACGTCCGAGGAGGCGAGCGGATTAGATTTAAAGTTCGCGCCAAAGATTTTGATGAAAACTTGTCTCACGTAATTTGGTCCGCTTCTGATTCTCTGCTGCCTGCTCAGTCCAGACCTTATGCGACCTCGGAATATGTCCAAATTAAGGATGTAAAGGATAGGTTGGAGGGCGAAAATGGAATATGCTCAACAAATGTAGTATTCCTGGGCAAAGATGTAGAATATGACTTTTATGTGTATGCAACTGTGTACGATACAGAGGGAAATACGGATAGTCTTTATTGGATTATTGAAGTAGAGCCAACTTTTTCACCACAGATTTCTCTTGTTTTCCCGGCCGAAGAAGAAAGCAACTTAGGTTTGGGAGAGCATGATTTACAATTTAGCGTATCGGATGCCGACGGCAATCTTGATAGGTATGAAGTCTATGTAGACGGAGCCCTTGTTAAAGAAGATAGTATCTCTGGCGGGACATCTTCCAAAGAAATTGCCGTGGAAAATGTGTCTTTTTCGGAAAAGAAGGATTATTCCGTGCGTGTGATATGCTATGATAAGGATAATCTTTATGATCAGATAGATCTTACAATTCATGCGGGCATCGTTGATGGAAATGTTCATAGGCCCATTATCGAGTATGCTTGTCCTGACGACATACCATATCAGCTATATCGTGTTGACAATGGATATATGTTTGAGGCTAAGGCAGTCGATGAAGATGGCAATCTCTCATATACAGCGATTAAAGTTAATGGAAATACCATATATGAAGATGTTTTTTCTTCAGAATCGGATCATGATATTTTTAAATCGAGAGTATTTTTTGAACAGGAAGGATCAAATACAATCAGTTTTTTGGCAAAGGACTCAGGGGGAGAAGAGGCCGAAAAGGACATTGTCTTGGATGTTTTGCCAGCAGATGGAACCGGAAGCATACATGTCCCACAATTACTTGATGTTTATCCCAATGGAAGTAAACTGTATGGAGAGAAAGCTGTAGTAAATATTCGGTTCCGAGATTATGATGCCGACATCGATAAGGCGGAGCTTTATAACGGCTCAACCTTTGTTGATTCGTTTAATATTGACTCAGATTGCTCCGAATCCATAAAATTCGACATTCCAACCGGGACAAATACTTTAAATCTTTGGCTGGTAGACTTTGCAGGTAATCGAGTAAAAGCAAAAACTTGGACAAGCTATAGTACAGGCGGAGGTTCGGTTGCACCGCAAATAATAACCATTGGAAGTGGTAATAGTATTTATGTGAAACAGGGAGATAGTTTTAAAATTCGTGGTTACGCCTTTGATGCTAGCGGGGACTTGGATCGCATAATCTTTGACTGCAGCGATATTGGTTACGATTCTACCAAAAAACAATATGTCTCATCAATGATCGATAATTTTACACAGACGCTAACTCCTGAGCGTTCAGGAGAAGTTCTTATAACAGCTTACGATGACGCCGGTAATCAATCTTCAAGAAAGACCATTAACGTCATTGTTTCCGGAAGCATTCAAAGCCATGCACCCCAAATACTATTTTCTACATTCGAGGATGGGGATACTGTTTTGGGCTACAATAATGATTGTTACCTAGCAACTGATGCCCTCGCATTCGATCCGGACGGCGACCTAGTCCGGCTATCCTTTTTTGTTAATGGTTTAGAAACTAAAACAGAAATTGATTCCGGGGAATATTCTTTAGGCAATCACATATATAACTATTTCAAGACAAGTGAATTTCAAAATCGATATATAGAAAGGGGGGCGACCCTTGAGTGTGTAATTCGAGCTGTTGATAGTTATGGCAATATGGCGGAAAAAAAGTTCTCTGTCATCGGAGGACCGATGGATGGCAATAATCATTCGCCCATTGTTGATGCGCAAAAACAGCTTTCGCTTGATCAGTAAGCGTCCAGTGAAGTACCCGGTTGGGTAAAAATCAATTGTTGGAAAGGTTAAAATCCGGGGATGGCAGGAGAGCTTGGTAGTCTTTCCGGG from Desulfatibacillum aliphaticivorans DSM 15576 includes these protein-coding regions:
- a CDS encoding GPI anchored serine-threonine rich family protein — its product is MNFFNDYNSPGTIRIHIPEAVDADISLIDLISNEEIPTSEPMTIDYRSGRGIVAVAYLKKSQKAEIRVKDPKFDSNGHYPIYVDYFPDDNSNMSDMDWLEAAINRKFRSTHEGAITGYMRQLNGLTNAVSDLILGLEITDTVLNLGSSALVPKFDPTDAHKVLGYAVSTDQLWAAGNLISTANTGQKCIVSALPNEEVSLAAQNLSAVTDGLVAFGQLTIGHNPKDAYMTIISDFAKSAVYCKGVYDTSEIEKGINAQYLVKYLMAQHIADQNPNKFTKAYATYMCSEWADYTESECGWFKDKAGCGLDNYEEERVWELYSNFWDEMQTWITAHQIEDNWYADVDHDGYSNQSEIDMGTDPNDPLSPEPEESTLRITYPTSSSVYKAGDRVLLKWESSSNLQSSPISIYIITPSNSMDSLATNVPNKGSHCFLLPSFDPGDGYYLKIVAVDDPSVYSNSQSFQITEDDSNSEYVYPWIFRVYPEYIKTQNVRGGERIRFKVRAKDFDENLSHVIWSASDSLLPAQSRPYATSEYVQIKDVKDRLEGENGICSTNVVFLGKDVEYDFYVYATVYDTEGNTDSLYWIIEVEPTFSPQISLVFPAEEESNLGLGEHDLQFSVSDADGNLDRYEVYVDGALVKEDSISGGTSSKEIAVENVSFSEKKDYSVRVICYDKDNLYDQIDLTIHAGIVDGNVHRPIIEYACPDDIPYQLYRVDNGYMFEAKAVDEDGNLSYTAIKVNGNTIYEDVFSSESDHDIFKSRVFFEQEGSNTISFLAKDSGGEEAEKDIVLDVLPADGTGSIHVPQLLDVYPNGSKLYGEKAVVNIRFRDYDADIDKAELYNGSTFVDSFNIDSDCSESIKFDIPTGTNTLNLWLVDFAGNRVKAKTWTSYSTGGGSVAPQIITIGSGNSIYVKQGDSFKIRGYAFDASGDLDRIIFDCSDIGYDSTKKQYVSSMIDNFTQTLTPERSGEVLITAYDDAGNQSSRKTINVIVSGSIQSHAPQILFSTFEDGDTVLGYNNDCYLATDALAFDPDGDLVRLSFFVNGLETKTEIDSGEYSLGNHIYNYFKTSEFQNRYIERGATLECVIRAVDSYGNMAEKKFSVIGGPMDGNNHSPIVDAQKQLSLDQ